A region from the Paraburkholderia youngii genome encodes:
- a CDS encoding polysaccharide deacetylase gives MIGVAFPDARADAGQYVLAALRRSVSGTQAQAITRSMLHEIAPDVVVAVDAPDAWSADLIAYVNARPRKLIVFGHMPIALAGYLRYRPAALSTELAQASRSASAPSGESRESAAAVRYGALARTLGGAVWHRPFERFDFTDEWNNLGYGAIRADGSIWALAEAPEVPAETELAAVVVNGERQFAYAALWDAGASGVLWFNRPVGPCDSFEWRLVEQFLSGYRSDSLPCQPVLSELPWGYDAAITSRLDCDEDVESARPLWQAYRRLGVPFTLAVHTQNLQRGGQHDILRELLADRQQGAVLSHTATHSPNWGGSYDTAIAEGAQSAELLERATGVPVRYAVSPFHQSPPYAMRGLIDAGYAGCIGGIIRNDPEFLTARGGALAGLPAGFVGHSQQCMLHGDCMLKQGDPLAIFKQAFDTAYATNTLFGYLDHPFSERYAYGWSDEAARIDAHEQFIAYMRGKARRPLFLHEEAALDFLRFRSLAQIVEQDGVFSVVTPCADTTPLALGVEFRGAHTKVEAGKALR, from the coding sequence ATGATCGGCGTCGCATTTCCGGATGCGCGCGCCGACGCTGGCCAATATGTGCTGGCGGCGCTGCGGCGCTCGGTCAGTGGGACCCAGGCGCAGGCGATCACGCGCAGCATGCTGCACGAAATCGCGCCCGACGTCGTGGTCGCGGTCGACGCGCCCGACGCGTGGAGCGCCGACCTGATCGCCTACGTGAATGCGCGGCCGCGCAAGCTGATCGTATTCGGCCATATGCCGATCGCGCTCGCGGGCTATCTGCGCTATCGGCCCGCGGCCTTGTCAACCGAACTGGCACAAGCGAGCCGCAGTGCATCGGCGCCTTCGGGCGAGTCGCGCGAAAGCGCGGCGGCGGTGCGCTACGGCGCGCTCGCGCGGACACTCGGCGGCGCGGTCTGGCATCGCCCGTTCGAGCGCTTCGATTTCACCGACGAATGGAACAACCTCGGCTACGGCGCGATTCGCGCCGACGGTTCGATCTGGGCGCTCGCGGAAGCGCCTGAAGTCCCGGCCGAGACAGAACTGGCCGCGGTCGTCGTGAACGGCGAGCGGCAGTTCGCGTATGCGGCGCTGTGGGATGCGGGCGCATCGGGCGTGCTGTGGTTCAACCGGCCGGTCGGCCCGTGCGATTCGTTCGAATGGCGCCTCGTCGAGCAGTTTCTGTCCGGCTACCGCTCCGATTCGCTGCCGTGTCAGCCGGTGCTGAGCGAACTGCCGTGGGGCTATGACGCGGCGATCACGTCGCGGCTCGATTGCGACGAGGACGTCGAATCGGCGCGCCCGCTGTGGCAGGCGTATCGGCGTCTCGGCGTGCCGTTCACGCTCGCCGTGCATACGCAGAACCTGCAACGCGGCGGCCAGCACGACATCCTGCGCGAACTGCTCGCCGATCGGCAACAGGGCGCGGTGCTGTCGCACACGGCGACGCATTCGCCGAACTGGGGCGGCAGCTACGACACCGCGATCGCGGAAGGTGCGCAATCGGCCGAACTGCTCGAACGCGCGACCGGTGTGCCGGTGCGCTACGCGGTGTCGCCATTTCACCAGTCGCCGCCGTACGCGATGCGCGGCCTGATCGACGCGGGCTACGCGGGCTGCATCGGCGGCATCATCCGCAACGATCCCGAGTTTCTGACCGCGCGCGGCGGCGCCCTGGCCGGCTTGCCCGCGGGCTTCGTCGGTCATAGCCAGCAGTGCATGCTGCACGGCGATTGCATGCTGAAACAGGGCGATCCGCTTGCGATCTTCAAGCAGGCTTTCGACACCGCATACGCGACCAACACGCTGTTCGGCTATCTCGACCATCCGTTCTCCGAGCGTTACGCGTACGGCTGGTCCGACGAGGCGGCGCGCATCGACGCGCACGAGCAGTTCATCGCCTACATGCGCGGCAAGGCGCGACGGCCTCTGTTCCTGCACGAGGAAGCCGCGCTCGATTTCCTGCGCTTTCGCTCGCTCGCGCAGATCGTCGAACAAGACGGCGTATTCAGCGTCGTCACGCCATGCGCCGACACGACGCCGCTCGCGCTCGGCGTCGAGTTCCGGGGCGCTCATACCAAGGTCGAGGCGGGGAAAGCACTGCGATGA